One part of the Vicia villosa cultivar HV-30 ecotype Madison, WI linkage group LG6, Vvil1.0, whole genome shotgun sequence genome encodes these proteins:
- the LOC131615100 gene encoding F-box/FBD/LRR-repeat protein At3g14710-like, with translation MFDHISQLPDCILFYILTKLSMKDLLKTRILSKRWCNLWALTRDLYFDVFNVFENTEEQLLQKGYLIDIPSRYTSIIERTINLEISLDQFVRRVDQFLMHSPATSIDYFLLNFYLNSQQQSTIDEWISFVIKRGIRRIDLLFDGSPYKLRDRPRKYYKFSFNLFLETNASTLKHLCLESCILSIPPNCNFIPFKNLSFLSLKCVKVDGVFVESLTQLEELHLINCELKSLTLKIVTSSLRRLKFKSCHVRNSWKEVNLTSLDCLKLTSLDYDGHCSAYMNFNTPILKNIQLPVYDSEQHLYAFRLFVSLPKLEILQLDLYSMVPTSLKIIQPLQHLKELDLILLRPFNTPQKLLEFDLSRILTILQASPLLQKLSVMLTYPEIIENQKVARDVEAFSHEEVKVIELSGCVGNWYEIEFAMNIMKYANKLERIVLSPYWRDIVESLEWSSNIAWFQNGRQRISEKFQSEEVVGREKLVLI, from the exons ATGTTTGATCACATTAGTCAATTGCCTGACTGCATATTGTTCTATATCCTCACAAAGTTATCTATGAAAGATTTGTTGAAAACTAGAATACTCTCAAAAAGGTGGTGTAACCTTTGGGCTCTAACAAGAGATCTTTACTTTGATGTCTTCAATGTGTTTGAAAACACTGAAGAACAACTACTACAAAAAGGGTATCTTATTGATATCCCTAGTCGTTATACTTCTATTATAGAGAGAACCATCAATTTGGAGATTAGTTTGGATCAATTTGTAAGACGTGTAGATCAATTTCTCATGCATTCTCCTGCCACATCTATTGATTATTTCTTGCTCAACTTCTATTTAAATTCTCAACAACAAAGTACTATTGATGAATGGATAAGTTTTGTAATCAAAAGAGGGATTCGAAGAATAGATTTACTCTTTGATGGAAGCCCTTATAAGCTCCGCGACCGTCCGCGCAAATATTATAAATTCTCCTTCAACTTATTTTTAGAGACTAATGCTTCAACTCTAAAGCATTTGTGTCTTGAAAGTTGTATTCTTTCCATTCCCCCTAACTGCAACTTTATTCCATTCAAAAATTTGAGTTTCCTTTCACTTAAATGTGTAAAAGTGGATGGAGTTTTTGTTGAAAGTTTAACACAACTTGAAGAACTTCACTTGATTAACTGTGAACTCAAATCATTAACACTAAAGATAGTGACTTCTTCCTTACGTCGTCTCAAATTTAAATCATGCCATGTCCGCAATTCCTGGAAGGAGGTAAACCTGACTTCACTAGATTGCCTTAAACTCACTTCGTTGGACTACGATGGACATTGTTCGGCTTACATGAACTTTAATACACCCATATTGAAGAACATTCAGCTCCCTGTTTATGATAGCGAACAACATCTTTATGCGTTTAGACTCTTCGTATCTCTTCCTAAACTTGAGATTTTGCAGTTAGATCTTTATTCAATG GTACCAACTTCCCTAAAAATAATTCAACCACTTCAACATCTCAAGGAGTTGGACTTGATTCTTCTCCGGCCGTTCAACACCCCGCAGAAATTATTAGAGTTTGATCTATCACGCATTTTAACTATCTTACAAGCTTCTCCACTTTTGCAGAAACTTTCGGTCATG CTCACATATCCTGAGATTATTGAAAATCAAAAAGTTGCTAGGGATGTTGAAGCGTTCTCTCATGAGGAGGTCAAAGTTATTGAATTGAGTGGTTGTGTTGGCAATTGGTATGAAATTGAGTTTGCTATGAATATTATGAAATATGCCAACAAACTTGAGCGAATAGTTTTGAGTCCATATTGGAGAGATATTGTTGAATCTTTGGAGTGGAGTTCTAATATTGCATGGTTTCAAAATGGGCGTCAAAGGATTAGTGAAAAATTTCAAAGTGAAGAAGTAGTTGGACGAGAAAAACTAGTGCTCATATAA
- the LOC131610730 gene encoding jasmonoyl--L-amino acid synthetase JAR4-like — MLEKVEVINMEKVIEEFESMTKEAEKVQRETLRRILENNSSAEYLQNLGLNGRTDPESFKACVPLATHKDLEPFIYRILDGDDSPILTGKSITTMSLSSGTTQGKPKYIPWNDELFESTMQIYKTSFAFRNREFPIKNGKALNFIYGSKQFKTKGGLIATTATTNVFRNPSYKPTMKSLQSQCCSPDEVIFGGDFFQSLYCHLLCGLIFREEVQLVSSTFAHSIVHAFRAFEQVWEDLCNDIREGVLSSRVTVPSIRTAMSKLLKPNPELANVIHKKCSGLSNWYGLIPELFPNAKYIYGIMTGSMEPYLEKLRHYAGVIPLLTADYGASEGWIAANVNPKLPPELATYAVLPQIAYFEFIPLAQLENDNTFSCVDLQPVGLTEVKIGEEYEIVMTTFSGLYRYRLGDVVKVMRFHNSTPELKFIRRSTLLLNINIDKNTEKDLQLAVEAAAKLLVQEKLEVVEFTSHVDLSSEPGHYVIFWEISGEASEQVLSECCNCLDKSFVDAGYTSSRKVNAIGALELRVVRKGTFQKILDHYLGLGTAVSQYKTPRCVGPTHNNVLQILSENVVDRFFSSAFN, encoded by the exons ATGTTAGAGAAAGTTGAAGTGATTAACATGGAGAAAGTTATAGAAGAATTTGAGTCAATGACTAAGGAAGCAGAGAAGGTTCAGAGAGAAACACTGAGAAGAATTTTGGAGAATAATTCATCAGCTGAATATTTGCAGAATTTGGGTCTTAATGGAAGAACTGATCCTGAGAGTTTCAAGGCTTGTGTTCCACTTGCTACTCATAAGGATTTGGAGCCTTTTATTTATAGGATTCTTGATGGTGATGATTCTCCTATTCTCACTGGAAAATCCATTACTACTATGTCTTTAAG TTCTGGTACTACTCAGGGGAAGCCAAAGTATATACCATGGAATGATGAATTGTTTGAGTCCACAATGCAGATATATAAAACCTCTTTTGCCTTTAGGAACAG AGAGTTTCCTATAAAAAATGGAAAGGCTTTAAACTTTATATATGGTAGCAAACAGTTCAAAACAAAAGGGGGACTCATAGCAACAACTGCTACAACAAACGTGTTCCGCAATCCATCTTACAAACCTACGATGAAATCACTTCAATCCCAATGTTGCAGTCCGGATGAAGTGATATTTGGCGGCGATTTTTTCCAATCGTTATACTGTCATCTATTATGCGGCCTAATTTTCCGCGAAGAAGTTCAGTTAGTATCTTCAACATTTGCACATAGCATTGTTCATGCTTTCAGAGCCTTTGAACAAGTTTGGGAAGACCTTTGTAATGATATAAGAGAAGGTGTTCTTTCTAGCAGAGTCACGGTTCCATCCATTCGTACAGCTATGTCTAAATTGCTTAAACCGAATCCAGAGTTAGCAAACGTAATCCATAAAAAATGTTCGGGATTAAGCAACTGGTATGGTTTGATACCAGAGCTTTTTCCGAACGCGAAGTATATTTATGGAATCATGACAGGCTCAATGGAACCGTATTTGGAAAAACTGAGACATTATGcaggtgtgatacctttgttgaCCGCTGATTATGGAGCTTCTGAAGGATGGATAGCTGCAAATGTTAATCCAAAACTTCCACCTGAATTGGCAACTTATGCTGTGCTTCCTCAAATTGCTtattttgagttcattcctcttGCACAGCTTGAGAATGATAAtactttttcttgtgttgatctTCAACCAGTGGGACTCACTGAGGTGAAGATTGGTGAAGAGTATGAAATTGTTATGACCACTTTCTCAG GCTTATACAGATATAGGTTAGGCGATGTGGTAAAGGTTATGAGATTCCATAACTCAACTCCAGAACTCAAATTTATTCGAAGGAGTACTCTTCTTCTGAATATTAACATCGACAAGAACACCGAGAAAGATTTACAGTTAGCTGTGGAAGCAGCAGCAAAGTTATTAGTACAAGAGAAACTAGAAGTTGTTGAGTTCACAAGCCATGTTGATTTATCCTCGGAACCAGGACACTACGTGATCTTCTGGGAAATCAGTGGCGAAGCAAGTGAACAAGTGTTGTCTGAATGTTGCAACTGTTTGGACAAGTCTTTCGTCGATGCAGGCTACACTAGTTCGCGCAAAGTTAACGCCATTGGCGCGTTGGAGCTTCGAGTTGTTAGAAAAGGAACGTTCCAGAAGATTCTTGATCATTATCTTGGATTAGGAACTGCTGTTAGTCAGTATAAGACACCAAGATGTGTAGGCCCAACACACAATAATGTGTTGCAAATCTTGAGTGAAAATGTTGTTGATAGATTTTTCAGTAGTGCCTTTAACTGA
- the LOC131612918 gene encoding uncharacterized protein LOC131612918, translating into MAETEKEIDNGIDRIEKHEGEEENITSCHSQISNTSLVELNMLLVILSSANSSSVDNLHEENDHIIRDRADVNKTYISRLEAKKKEKHEPRLIGKKAFSSRFQTTIKDSRHGRKM; encoded by the exons ATGGCAGAAACCGAGAAAGAAATAGACAATGGGATAGATAGGATAGAAAAACATGAAGGGGAAGAAGAAAATATAACATCATGTCATTCACAAATTTCAAACACATCTCTTGTTGAGCTAAATATGTTgcttgtaattctttcttcggcTAACTCTTCATCTGTTGATAATTTACATGAGGAGAATGATCATATAATAAGAGATCGTGCTGATGTAAATAAAACATATATATCAAGATTAGAAGCCAAGAAAAAAGAGAAACATGAACCTAGATTGATTGGGAAGAAAGCATTTTCATCAAGATTTCAAACAACCATAAAAGATTCTAG GCATGGAAGAAAAATGTAA
- the LOC131610731 gene encoding CMP-sialic acid transporter 1, producing the protein MQWYLVATLLTVLTSSQGILTTLSQTNGTYKYDYATVPFLAEVFKLAVSSLLLWKECQKSPLPKMTTEWKTVSLYPIPSVIYLIHNNVQFATLTFVDTSTYQIMGNLKIVTTGILFRLFLGRKLSNLQWMAIMLLAVGTTTSQVKGCGEASCESLFSAPIQGYMLGVLSACLSALAGIYTEFLMKKNNDTLYWQNIQLYTFGSIFNLAKLIVDDFRGGFENGPWWHRIFNGYTVTTWLVVLNLGSTGLLVSWLMKHADNIVKVYSTSMAMLLTMILSTFLFSFKPTLQLFLGIIICMMSLHMYFAPPNMLLDMPLTVKPDEEERLIEVSVDRRTHS; encoded by the exons ATGCAGTGGTACTTAGTCGCTACGCTTCTCACCGTTCTCACCAGTTCTCAG GGAATACTAACAACTCTATCACAAACCAATGGAACGTATAAGTACGATTATGCAACTGTACCATTTCTCGCTGAGGTTTTTAAG cTTGCTGTGTCAAGTTTGTTACTTTGGAAGGAATGTCAAAAATCGCCTCTTCCAAAGATGACAACGGAGTGGAAAACAGTTTCTTTGTATCCAATTCCTTCTGTTATATATCTCATTCATAATAATGTTCAGTTTGCTACCCTCACTTTTGTGGATACTTCCACTTATCAGATCATGGGTAATTTGAAGATTGTTACTACTGGAATATTATTCAG GCTTTTCTTAGGGAGGAAGCTTTCCAACTTGCAGTGGATGGCCATTATGCTGTTGGCGGTCGGAACAACCACAAGTCAG GTCAAGGGCTGTGGAGAGGCTTCCTGTGAGTCCCTTTTCTCAGCACCAATTCAGGGTTACATGTTAGGAGTTCTATCTGCTTGTCTCTCAGCATTAGCTGGAATTTATACCGAGTTTTTGATGAAGAAAAACAACGACACCTTATACTGGCAGAATATACAGTTGTACAC GTTTGGTTCAATTTTCAATCTGGCAAAGCTTATTGTGGATGATTTTAGAGGTGGCTTTGAAAATGGGCCCTGGTGGCATCGCATTTTTAATGGATACACTGTCACCACCTGGTTGGTGGTATTAAATCTAGGGTCTACCGGTCTTTTGGTTTCATGGTTAATGAAACATGCTGATAATATTGTTAAG GTCTATTCCACATCCATGGCAATGCTGCTTACAATGATTCTATCAACATTCCTCTTCAGTTTCAAACCTACATTGCAG CTATTCTTGGGAATTATTATTTGTATGATGTCTTTACACATGTATTTTGCCCCACCAAACATGCTCTTAGATATGCCATTAACAGTTAAACCTGATGAAGAAGAGAGGCTCATTGAAGTTTCTGTTGATCGGAGAACACATTCATGA